One region of Carassius gibelio isolate Cgi1373 ecotype wild population from Czech Republic chromosome A1, carGib1.2-hapl.c, whole genome shotgun sequence genomic DNA includes:
- the LOC128015991 gene encoding LIM domain only protein 7 isoform X2, producing MEWRQQSAVSCELSFQEAQRWIEEVTKKQFGSKSFRVALEDGVLLCDLINRLKPGIIRRVNRLSTPIAGLDNVNVFLRACQKLGLNEAQLFHPGDLQDVSTRVTVRHEETSRRLKNVLITIYWLGRKAQSDPFYTGPQLNLKAFEGLLGTALSKALEESVQSKSSVRDSGYAEGWFSDREDLFSLKQSGYRREDSVESLDSVESRTLSLASDCTLTAGSEGWGSDAEAEHCFRMAEGSKSDAPIRERVHVPSALRKKRQEYRQGDRSHAGNLTRFPMRPSRYTGSKSMGDIPLEPIPQESDHCSSFDPLGSHRVHQSSVGEVTLEPSAIQRVQQEQLQSIRDRIKESEAKWHEDLNRWKSRRRSANFDLHRKREEREQTEPITDGGEGSANRTAQLTGVPEESSSMPGPMSDAGSSVSSTGWSTSLASPLTNGTSFAPTKGTDAETTDSAGEFFTPPAAVVSTQSSRSSQATGDPELYEQQGPDFSHRVIPPESFCAGGARISATLPRGFRRSEGSSRLSTGVTPRPFGTKPSKVSSLPRVYSMDDSHKGLICGNGDNSIIPSFLSGQGKVKASVDKGHCRSSTHPIHPKKEEEERRDRRSSAPPINCFVTKVTVAASNVQTSPVVAEIRDIKVGQSEMRVCLNQKPNSAGDFGFKAHWDSTGACVKSVQAGSPAESCGLLMGDEIVALAGCRVAEMNYEQFKSSMDTAQQKGTLLMDILRHGQNGRPEHGVSISRTSPVETVMKAQVNGQPANGSQGVLSKTVNGRIQDNPDALRNKGGSESAISDLQVPSISSTSSRWSWDHEEERRRQEKWQMEQERLLQEKYRRDQEKLEEEWRRAQQEVYGEEHSATEEEICPDVLSNGNTTNIPPSSSNQFIATTSVASNQNAEKVEETQNRPTAVHTAARQQSLKSEVECDSTTKSLCSEECYGFAKLTVSDRTKSKSTPALQSLHKQDAKGSGKKKGQLSQTEKERLQILQEMRKKTPLLTDNSWIRQRNASLNKEPISVGTSVRRYESLDNLQATNSWSRQSYTSGIANRPHSALGNTGTYRGGRSSLSPGSAIFSTGLKQSSNVPAPPITTTPEPSGPGSCPHSQQHGRISLYLTFNPSVSAAGLNLGEGLSPELRSESDTDGSSVTAATAESESVPPSPSDQNALQQIMEECTTEAASGITAISTT from the exons ATGGAGTGGCGTCAGCAGTCTGCAGTCAGCTGTGAGCTTTCGTTCCAGGAGGCACAGAGATGGATTGAG gaagtgacaaaaaAGCAATTTGGAAGTAAAAGTTTTCGAGTGGCTTTAGAGGACGGGGTCCTTCTGTGCGa CCTGATCAACAGATTGAAGCCGGGCATCATCAGACGAGTGAACAGGCTCTCCACTCCCattgcaggcttg GACAACGTGAATGTGTTTCTCAGGGCTTGTCAGAAACTAGGGCTTAATGAGGCACAGCTCTTCCATCCGGGAGACCTGCAAGATGTGTCCACACGTGTGACTGTCAG ACACGAAGAGACAAGCAGGAGActgaaaaat GTTTTGATAACTATATACTGGTTGGGCAGAAAGGCCCAGTCTGATCCGTTTTACACTGGACCACAGCTGAATCTAAAAGCCTTTGAAGGTTTGCTGGGCACAGCATTATCTAag GCTCTGGAGGAGTCCGTGCAGTCTAAGTCGAGTGTGAGGGACAGTGGGTACGCAGAGGGCTGGTTTTCTGACCGGGAGGATCTGTTTAGTCTGAAGCAGTCGGGCTACAGGAGGGAGGACTCAGTCGAGAGCCTGGACTCAGTGGAGTCTCGCACACTCAGTCTGGCTTCAGACTGCACACTTACAGCCGGCAGTGAAG GTTGGGGTAGTGACGCAGAAGCAGAACATTGCTTCAGGATGGCGGAAGGCAGTAAAAGTGATGCCCCCATCAGAGAAAGAGTGCATGTCCCATCTgccctgaggaagaaaaggcaggAATACCGGCAGGGAGACAGGAGTCATGCAGGCAACCTCACTAG ATTTCCCATGAGACCCTCTCGGTACACAGG AAGCAAATCTATGGGTGACATCCCACTGGAGCCCATTCCACAGGAATCTGACCACTGCTCCAGCTTTGACCCGCTGGGGTCACACCGTGTTCACCAGAGCTCTGTTGGAGAGGTGACCCTTGAACCCTCAGCCATTCAGAGGGTTCAGCAGGAACAGTTACAAAGCATCCGGGACAGAATAAAGGAAAGTGAAGCCAAATGGCACGAA GATCTGAACAGGTGGAAGAGCCGGCGACGTAGTGCAAACTTTGACCTCCACAGGAAGCGTGAGGAGAGGGAGCAGACTGAACCCATTACCGATGGGGGAGAGGGCAGTGCCAACAGGACTGCACAGCTCACCGGGGTGCCAGAGGAGAG CTCCAGCATGCCTGGACCCATGAGTGATGCGGGCTCCAGTGTCAGCAGTACTGGGTGGTCCACCAGCTTGGCTTCACCCCTCACAAACGGGACCTCTTTTGCTCCGACCAAAGGCACGGATGCAGAGACTACTGACTCGGCTGGTGAATTCTTCACCCCTCCAGCAGCTGTTGTCTCTACACAGAGTTCACGGAGCAGCCAGGCTACTGGGGATCCAGAGCTCTATGAGCAGCAGGGTCCAGACTTCAGCCACCGCGTGATCCCCCCGGAGAGCTTTTGTGCAGGGGGAGCGCGCATATCTGCCACTCTACCCAGAGGTTTCAGAAGGTCCGAAGGTTCCTCGCGCCTCTCCACAGGTGTCACACCACGTCCATTTGGAACCAAACCCTCCAAAGTGTCCTCACTGCCCAGAGTATATTCC ATGGATGACTCTCATAAAGGCCTGATCTGTGGAAACGGAGATAATTCAATCATCCCCTCGTTCCTCAGCGGTCAAGGAAAGGTCAAAGCCTCTGTTGACAAGGGCCACTGTCGTTCCAGCACTCATCCAATCCACCCTAAGAAggaagaagaagagagaagagatAGAAGGTCATCAGCACCTCCAATTAACTGTTTTGTCACTAAAGTGACAGTGGCTGCCTCTAATGTGCAAACATCTCCTGTTGTTGCCGAAATCAGGGACATTAAG gttGGTCAAAGTGAAATGCGAGTCTGCTTGAATCAGAAGCCTAACAGCGCTGGAGACTTTGGATTCAAGGCTCACTGGGACTCAACTGGTGCTTGTGTGAAATCTGTTCAAGCAG GCAGCCCGGCAGAGTCGTGTGGTCTGCTGATGGGTGATGAGATCGTGGCCCTGGCTGGATGCAGGGTGGCTGAAATGAATTATGAGCAGTTTAAGAGCAGTATGGACACAGCACAGCAAAAGGGCACTTTACTGATGGACATCCTAAGACACGGCCAGAATG GACGGCCCGAGCACGGTGTCTCAATCAGCAGAACCTCTCCGGTGGAGACCGTGATGAAGGCACAAGTCAACGGACAGCCTGCCAACGGGAGTCAG GGAGTGCTGTCAAAAACGGTGAATGGACGAATCCAGGACAATCCAGATGCTCTAAGAAACAAAG gtGGCTCAGAGTCTGCCATCTCTGAT CTGCAGGTTCCCTCCATCAGTAGCACCTCATCTCGCTGGTCATGGGATCATGAAGAGGAGAGGAGGCGGCAAGAGAAATGGCAGATGGAACAAGAGCGCCTCCTGCAG GAGAAGTATCGACGTGACCAGGAGAAGTTAGAGGAGGAGTGGAGGAGAGCTCAGCAGGAGGTCTATGGAGAGGAGCACAGTGCTACTGAG GAGGAGATATGCCCTGATGTGCTGTCCAATGGAAATACCACTAATATTCCACCTTCCTCCTCCAACCAATTCATTGCTACTACTTCAGTggcatccaatcagaatgcagagAAGGTGGAAGAAACACAGAACAGACCGACCGCTGTGCATACAGCAGCACGACAGCAGTCACTAAAGTCAGAAGTGGAGTGTGATTCAACCACAAAGAGCCTGTG CTCAGAGGAGTGCTACGGGTTTGCCAAGCTTACAGTTTCTGACAG GACAAAGTCAAAATCTACTCCTGCACTTCAGAGCCTTCACAAACAAGATGCTAAAG GAAGCGGTAAAAAGAAGGGCCAGCTGTCGCAGACAGAAAAGGAACGTCTGCAGATCCTGCAGGAGATGAGGAAGAAGACTCCGCTCCTCACTGACAACAGTTGGATCCGTCAGCGCAATGCCAGCCTCAACAAAGAGCCCATCTCTGTGGGAACATCTGTCAGGAG ATATGAATCTCTGGACAACCTCCAAGCAACCAACTCCTGGTCCAGGCAGTCCTACACTTCGGGTATCGCAAACAGGCCCCATTCTGCTTTGGGAAACACTGGCACTTACAGAGGCGGACGCAGCAGCCTGAGCCCTGGTTCAGCCATCTTCTCTACCGGTCTTAAGCAAAGCTCCAACGTTCCCGCTCCACCCATCACAACTACGCCTGAGCCATCAGGTCCTGGGTCCTGTCCACACTCTCAGCAGCATGGAAG gaTTTCACTCTACCTGACCTTTAACCCCAG
- the LOC128015991 gene encoding LIM domain only protein 7 isoform X1, protein MEWRQQSAVSCELSFQEAQRWIEEVTKKQFGSKSFRVALEDGVLLCDLINRLKPGIIRRVNRLSTPIAGLDNVNVFLRACQKLGLNEAQLFHPGDLQDVSTRVTVRHEETSRRLKNVLITIYWLGRKAQSDPFYTGPQLNLKAFEGLLGTALSKALEESVQSKSSVRDSGYAEGWFSDREDLFSLKQSGYRREDSVESLDSVESRTLSLASDCTLTAGSEGWGSDAEAEHCFRMAEGSKSDAPIRERVHVPSALRKKRQEYRQGDRSHAGNLTRFPMRPSRYTGSKSMGDIPLEPIPQESDHCSSFDPLGSHRVHQSSVGEVTLEPSAIQRVQQEQLQSIRDRIKESEAKWHEDLNRWKSRRRSANFDLHRKREEREQTEPITDGGEGSANRTAQLTGVPEESSSMPGPMSDAGSSVSSTGWSTSLASPLTNGTSFAPTKGTDAETTDSAGEFFTPPAAVVSTQSSRSSQATGDPELYEQQGPDFSHRVIPPESFCAGGARISATLPRGFRRSEGSSRLSTGVTPRPFGTKPSKVSSLPRVYSMDDSHKGLICGNGDNSIIPSFLSGQGKVKASVDKGHCRSSTHPIHPKKEEEERRDRRSSAPPINCFVTKVTVAASNVQTSPVVAEIRDIKVGQSEMRVCLNQKPNSAGDFGFKAHWDSTGACVKSVQAGSPAESCGLLMGDEIVALAGCRVAEMNYEQFKSSMDTAQQKGTLLMDILRHGQNGRPEHGVSISRTSPVETVMKAQVNGQPANGSQGVLSKTVNGRIQDNPDALRNKGGSESAISDLQVPSISSTSSRWSWDHEEERRRQEKWQMEQERLLQEKYRRDQEKLEEEWRRAQQEVYGEEHSATEEEICPDVLSNGNTTNIPPSSSNQFIATTSVASNQNAEKVEETQNRPTAVHTAARQQSLKSEVECDSTTKSLCSEECYGFAKLTVSDRTKSKSTPALQSLHKQDAKGSGKKKGQLSQTEKERLQILQEMRKKTPLLTDNSWIRQRNASLNKEPISVGTSVRRYESLDNLQATNSWSRQSYTSGIANRPHSALGNTGTYRGGRSSLSPGSAIFSTGLKQSSNVPAPPITTTPEPSGPGSCPHSQQHGRRISLYLTFNPSVSAAGLNLGEGLSPELRSESDTDGSSVTAATAESESVPPSPSDQNALQQIMEECTTEAASGITAISTT, encoded by the exons ATGGAGTGGCGTCAGCAGTCTGCAGTCAGCTGTGAGCTTTCGTTCCAGGAGGCACAGAGATGGATTGAG gaagtgacaaaaaAGCAATTTGGAAGTAAAAGTTTTCGAGTGGCTTTAGAGGACGGGGTCCTTCTGTGCGa CCTGATCAACAGATTGAAGCCGGGCATCATCAGACGAGTGAACAGGCTCTCCACTCCCattgcaggcttg GACAACGTGAATGTGTTTCTCAGGGCTTGTCAGAAACTAGGGCTTAATGAGGCACAGCTCTTCCATCCGGGAGACCTGCAAGATGTGTCCACACGTGTGACTGTCAG ACACGAAGAGACAAGCAGGAGActgaaaaat GTTTTGATAACTATATACTGGTTGGGCAGAAAGGCCCAGTCTGATCCGTTTTACACTGGACCACAGCTGAATCTAAAAGCCTTTGAAGGTTTGCTGGGCACAGCATTATCTAag GCTCTGGAGGAGTCCGTGCAGTCTAAGTCGAGTGTGAGGGACAGTGGGTACGCAGAGGGCTGGTTTTCTGACCGGGAGGATCTGTTTAGTCTGAAGCAGTCGGGCTACAGGAGGGAGGACTCAGTCGAGAGCCTGGACTCAGTGGAGTCTCGCACACTCAGTCTGGCTTCAGACTGCACACTTACAGCCGGCAGTGAAG GTTGGGGTAGTGACGCAGAAGCAGAACATTGCTTCAGGATGGCGGAAGGCAGTAAAAGTGATGCCCCCATCAGAGAAAGAGTGCATGTCCCATCTgccctgaggaagaaaaggcaggAATACCGGCAGGGAGACAGGAGTCATGCAGGCAACCTCACTAG ATTTCCCATGAGACCCTCTCGGTACACAGG AAGCAAATCTATGGGTGACATCCCACTGGAGCCCATTCCACAGGAATCTGACCACTGCTCCAGCTTTGACCCGCTGGGGTCACACCGTGTTCACCAGAGCTCTGTTGGAGAGGTGACCCTTGAACCCTCAGCCATTCAGAGGGTTCAGCAGGAACAGTTACAAAGCATCCGGGACAGAATAAAGGAAAGTGAAGCCAAATGGCACGAA GATCTGAACAGGTGGAAGAGCCGGCGACGTAGTGCAAACTTTGACCTCCACAGGAAGCGTGAGGAGAGGGAGCAGACTGAACCCATTACCGATGGGGGAGAGGGCAGTGCCAACAGGACTGCACAGCTCACCGGGGTGCCAGAGGAGAG CTCCAGCATGCCTGGACCCATGAGTGATGCGGGCTCCAGTGTCAGCAGTACTGGGTGGTCCACCAGCTTGGCTTCACCCCTCACAAACGGGACCTCTTTTGCTCCGACCAAAGGCACGGATGCAGAGACTACTGACTCGGCTGGTGAATTCTTCACCCCTCCAGCAGCTGTTGTCTCTACACAGAGTTCACGGAGCAGCCAGGCTACTGGGGATCCAGAGCTCTATGAGCAGCAGGGTCCAGACTTCAGCCACCGCGTGATCCCCCCGGAGAGCTTTTGTGCAGGGGGAGCGCGCATATCTGCCACTCTACCCAGAGGTTTCAGAAGGTCCGAAGGTTCCTCGCGCCTCTCCACAGGTGTCACACCACGTCCATTTGGAACCAAACCCTCCAAAGTGTCCTCACTGCCCAGAGTATATTCC ATGGATGACTCTCATAAAGGCCTGATCTGTGGAAACGGAGATAATTCAATCATCCCCTCGTTCCTCAGCGGTCAAGGAAAGGTCAAAGCCTCTGTTGACAAGGGCCACTGTCGTTCCAGCACTCATCCAATCCACCCTAAGAAggaagaagaagagagaagagatAGAAGGTCATCAGCACCTCCAATTAACTGTTTTGTCACTAAAGTGACAGTGGCTGCCTCTAATGTGCAAACATCTCCTGTTGTTGCCGAAATCAGGGACATTAAG gttGGTCAAAGTGAAATGCGAGTCTGCTTGAATCAGAAGCCTAACAGCGCTGGAGACTTTGGATTCAAGGCTCACTGGGACTCAACTGGTGCTTGTGTGAAATCTGTTCAAGCAG GCAGCCCGGCAGAGTCGTGTGGTCTGCTGATGGGTGATGAGATCGTGGCCCTGGCTGGATGCAGGGTGGCTGAAATGAATTATGAGCAGTTTAAGAGCAGTATGGACACAGCACAGCAAAAGGGCACTTTACTGATGGACATCCTAAGACACGGCCAGAATG GACGGCCCGAGCACGGTGTCTCAATCAGCAGAACCTCTCCGGTGGAGACCGTGATGAAGGCACAAGTCAACGGACAGCCTGCCAACGGGAGTCAG GGAGTGCTGTCAAAAACGGTGAATGGACGAATCCAGGACAATCCAGATGCTCTAAGAAACAAAG gtGGCTCAGAGTCTGCCATCTCTGAT CTGCAGGTTCCCTCCATCAGTAGCACCTCATCTCGCTGGTCATGGGATCATGAAGAGGAGAGGAGGCGGCAAGAGAAATGGCAGATGGAACAAGAGCGCCTCCTGCAG GAGAAGTATCGACGTGACCAGGAGAAGTTAGAGGAGGAGTGGAGGAGAGCTCAGCAGGAGGTCTATGGAGAGGAGCACAGTGCTACTGAG GAGGAGATATGCCCTGATGTGCTGTCCAATGGAAATACCACTAATATTCCACCTTCCTCCTCCAACCAATTCATTGCTACTACTTCAGTggcatccaatcagaatgcagagAAGGTGGAAGAAACACAGAACAGACCGACCGCTGTGCATACAGCAGCACGACAGCAGTCACTAAAGTCAGAAGTGGAGTGTGATTCAACCACAAAGAGCCTGTG CTCAGAGGAGTGCTACGGGTTTGCCAAGCTTACAGTTTCTGACAG GACAAAGTCAAAATCTACTCCTGCACTTCAGAGCCTTCACAAACAAGATGCTAAAG GAAGCGGTAAAAAGAAGGGCCAGCTGTCGCAGACAGAAAAGGAACGTCTGCAGATCCTGCAGGAGATGAGGAAGAAGACTCCGCTCCTCACTGACAACAGTTGGATCCGTCAGCGCAATGCCAGCCTCAACAAAGAGCCCATCTCTGTGGGAACATCTGTCAGGAG ATATGAATCTCTGGACAACCTCCAAGCAACCAACTCCTGGTCCAGGCAGTCCTACACTTCGGGTATCGCAAACAGGCCCCATTCTGCTTTGGGAAACACTGGCACTTACAGAGGCGGACGCAGCAGCCTGAGCCCTGGTTCAGCCATCTTCTCTACCGGTCTTAAGCAAAGCTCCAACGTTCCCGCTCCACCCATCACAACTACGCCTGAGCCATCAGGTCCTGGGTCCTGTCCACACTCTCAGCAGCATGGAAG aaggaTTTCACTCTACCTGACCTTTAACCCCAG
- the LOC128015991 gene encoding LIM domain only protein 7 isoform X4 — MEWRQQSAVSCELSFQEAQRWIEEVTKKQFGSKSFRVALEDGVLLCDLINRLKPGIIRRVNRLSTPIAGLDNVNVFLRACQKLGLNEAQLFHPGDLQDVSTRVTVRHEETSRRLKNVLITIYWLGRKAQSDPFYTGPQLNLKAFEGLLGTALSKALEESVQSKSSVRDSGYAEGWFSDREDLFSLKQSGYRREDSVESLDSVESRTLSLASDCTLTAGSEGWGSDAEAEHCFRMAEGSKSDAPIRERVHVPSALRKKRQEYRQGDRSHAGNLTRSKSMGDIPLEPIPQESDHCSSFDPLGSHRVHQSSVGEVTLEPSAIQRVQQEQLQSIRDRIKESEAKWHEDLNRWKSRRRSANFDLHRKREEREQTEPITDGGEGSANRTAQLTGVPEESSSMPGPMSDAGSSVSSTGWSTSLASPLTNGTSFAPTKGTDAETTDSAGEFFTPPAAVVSTQSSRSSQATGDPELYEQQGPDFSHRVIPPESFCAGGARISATLPRGFRRSEGSSRLSTGVTPRPFGTKPSKVSSLPRVYSMDDSHKGLICGNGDNSIIPSFLSGQGKVKASVDKGHCRSSTHPIHPKKEEEERRDRRSSAPPINCFVTKVTVAASNVQTSPVVAEIRDIKVGQSEMRVCLNQKPNSAGDFGFKAHWDSTGACVKSVQAGSPAESCGLLMGDEIVALAGCRVAEMNYEQFKSSMDTAQQKGTLLMDILRHGQNGRPEHGVSISRTSPVETVMKAQVNGQPANGSQGVLSKTVNGRIQDNPDALRNKGGSESAISDLQVPSISSTSSRWSWDHEEERRRQEKWQMEQERLLQEKYRRDQEKLEEEWRRAQQEVYGEEHSATEEEICPDVLSNGNTTNIPPSSSNQFIATTSVASNQNAEKVEETQNRPTAVHTAARQQSLKSEVECDSTTKSLCSEECYGFAKLTVSDRTKSKSTPALQSLHKQDAKGSGKKKGQLSQTEKERLQILQEMRKKTPLLTDNSWIRQRNASLNKEPISVGTSVRRYESLDNLQATNSWSRQSYTSGIANRPHSALGNTGTYRGGRSSLSPGSAIFSTGLKQSSNVPAPPITTTPEPSGPGSCPHSQQHGRISLYLTFNPSVSAAGLNLGEGLSPELRSESDTDGSSVTAATAESESVPPSPSDQNALQQIMEECTTEAASGITAISTT; from the exons ATGGAGTGGCGTCAGCAGTCTGCAGTCAGCTGTGAGCTTTCGTTCCAGGAGGCACAGAGATGGATTGAG gaagtgacaaaaaAGCAATTTGGAAGTAAAAGTTTTCGAGTGGCTTTAGAGGACGGGGTCCTTCTGTGCGa CCTGATCAACAGATTGAAGCCGGGCATCATCAGACGAGTGAACAGGCTCTCCACTCCCattgcaggcttg GACAACGTGAATGTGTTTCTCAGGGCTTGTCAGAAACTAGGGCTTAATGAGGCACAGCTCTTCCATCCGGGAGACCTGCAAGATGTGTCCACACGTGTGACTGTCAG ACACGAAGAGACAAGCAGGAGActgaaaaat GTTTTGATAACTATATACTGGTTGGGCAGAAAGGCCCAGTCTGATCCGTTTTACACTGGACCACAGCTGAATCTAAAAGCCTTTGAAGGTTTGCTGGGCACAGCATTATCTAag GCTCTGGAGGAGTCCGTGCAGTCTAAGTCGAGTGTGAGGGACAGTGGGTACGCAGAGGGCTGGTTTTCTGACCGGGAGGATCTGTTTAGTCTGAAGCAGTCGGGCTACAGGAGGGAGGACTCAGTCGAGAGCCTGGACTCAGTGGAGTCTCGCACACTCAGTCTGGCTTCAGACTGCACACTTACAGCCGGCAGTGAAG GTTGGGGTAGTGACGCAGAAGCAGAACATTGCTTCAGGATGGCGGAAGGCAGTAAAAGTGATGCCCCCATCAGAGAAAGAGTGCATGTCCCATCTgccctgaggaagaaaaggcaggAATACCGGCAGGGAGACAGGAGTCATGCAGGCAACCTCACTAG AAGCAAATCTATGGGTGACATCCCACTGGAGCCCATTCCACAGGAATCTGACCACTGCTCCAGCTTTGACCCGCTGGGGTCACACCGTGTTCACCAGAGCTCTGTTGGAGAGGTGACCCTTGAACCCTCAGCCATTCAGAGGGTTCAGCAGGAACAGTTACAAAGCATCCGGGACAGAATAAAGGAAAGTGAAGCCAAATGGCACGAA GATCTGAACAGGTGGAAGAGCCGGCGACGTAGTGCAAACTTTGACCTCCACAGGAAGCGTGAGGAGAGGGAGCAGACTGAACCCATTACCGATGGGGGAGAGGGCAGTGCCAACAGGACTGCACAGCTCACCGGGGTGCCAGAGGAGAG CTCCAGCATGCCTGGACCCATGAGTGATGCGGGCTCCAGTGTCAGCAGTACTGGGTGGTCCACCAGCTTGGCTTCACCCCTCACAAACGGGACCTCTTTTGCTCCGACCAAAGGCACGGATGCAGAGACTACTGACTCGGCTGGTGAATTCTTCACCCCTCCAGCAGCTGTTGTCTCTACACAGAGTTCACGGAGCAGCCAGGCTACTGGGGATCCAGAGCTCTATGAGCAGCAGGGTCCAGACTTCAGCCACCGCGTGATCCCCCCGGAGAGCTTTTGTGCAGGGGGAGCGCGCATATCTGCCACTCTACCCAGAGGTTTCAGAAGGTCCGAAGGTTCCTCGCGCCTCTCCACAGGTGTCACACCACGTCCATTTGGAACCAAACCCTCCAAAGTGTCCTCACTGCCCAGAGTATATTCC ATGGATGACTCTCATAAAGGCCTGATCTGTGGAAACGGAGATAATTCAATCATCCCCTCGTTCCTCAGCGGTCAAGGAAAGGTCAAAGCCTCTGTTGACAAGGGCCACTGTCGTTCCAGCACTCATCCAATCCACCCTAAGAAggaagaagaagagagaagagatAGAAGGTCATCAGCACCTCCAATTAACTGTTTTGTCACTAAAGTGACAGTGGCTGCCTCTAATGTGCAAACATCTCCTGTTGTTGCCGAAATCAGGGACATTAAG gttGGTCAAAGTGAAATGCGAGTCTGCTTGAATCAGAAGCCTAACAGCGCTGGAGACTTTGGATTCAAGGCTCACTGGGACTCAACTGGTGCTTGTGTGAAATCTGTTCAAGCAG GCAGCCCGGCAGAGTCGTGTGGTCTGCTGATGGGTGATGAGATCGTGGCCCTGGCTGGATGCAGGGTGGCTGAAATGAATTATGAGCAGTTTAAGAGCAGTATGGACACAGCACAGCAAAAGGGCACTTTACTGATGGACATCCTAAGACACGGCCAGAATG GACGGCCCGAGCACGGTGTCTCAATCAGCAGAACCTCTCCGGTGGAGACCGTGATGAAGGCACAAGTCAACGGACAGCCTGCCAACGGGAGTCAG GGAGTGCTGTCAAAAACGGTGAATGGACGAATCCAGGACAATCCAGATGCTCTAAGAAACAAAG gtGGCTCAGAGTCTGCCATCTCTGAT CTGCAGGTTCCCTCCATCAGTAGCACCTCATCTCGCTGGTCATGGGATCATGAAGAGGAGAGGAGGCGGCAAGAGAAATGGCAGATGGAACAAGAGCGCCTCCTGCAG GAGAAGTATCGACGTGACCAGGAGAAGTTAGAGGAGGAGTGGAGGAGAGCTCAGCAGGAGGTCTATGGAGAGGAGCACAGTGCTACTGAG GAGGAGATATGCCCTGATGTGCTGTCCAATGGAAATACCACTAATATTCCACCTTCCTCCTCCAACCAATTCATTGCTACTACTTCAGTggcatccaatcagaatgcagagAAGGTGGAAGAAACACAGAACAGACCGACCGCTGTGCATACAGCAGCACGACAGCAGTCACTAAAGTCAGAAGTGGAGTGTGATTCAACCACAAAGAGCCTGTG CTCAGAGGAGTGCTACGGGTTTGCCAAGCTTACAGTTTCTGACAG GACAAAGTCAAAATCTACTCCTGCACTTCAGAGCCTTCACAAACAAGATGCTAAAG GAAGCGGTAAAAAGAAGGGCCAGCTGTCGCAGACAGAAAAGGAACGTCTGCAGATCCTGCAGGAGATGAGGAAGAAGACTCCGCTCCTCACTGACAACAGTTGGATCCGTCAGCGCAATGCCAGCCTCAACAAAGAGCCCATCTCTGTGGGAACATCTGTCAGGAG ATATGAATCTCTGGACAACCTCCAAGCAACCAACTCCTGGTCCAGGCAGTCCTACACTTCGGGTATCGCAAACAGGCCCCATTCTGCTTTGGGAAACACTGGCACTTACAGAGGCGGACGCAGCAGCCTGAGCCCTGGTTCAGCCATCTTCTCTACCGGTCTTAAGCAAAGCTCCAACGTTCCCGCTCCACCCATCACAACTACGCCTGAGCCATCAGGTCCTGGGTCCTGTCCACACTCTCAGCAGCATGGAAG gaTTTCACTCTACCTGACCTTTAACCCCAG